From Erigeron canadensis isolate Cc75 chromosome 8, C_canadensis_v1, whole genome shotgun sequence, one genomic window encodes:
- the LOC122580338 gene encoding uncharacterized protein LOC122580338, translated as MSSSSQNIDFSSLVDYACSLEFPMEEIASATDNFADENLISQDTYAKAYKGQLLHFGELINVVVQECLQVNGAINELLMSKILKHKNIVSIFKVNDSPDEAFHVTMYEANESLDKHLSGSTLTWIQRLKICVGVAHALRYIHYDADVNHSVIHGNIKSSKILLDHNWEPKLCGFGFAMRAKRHQLHLTSKYNGTLHYMDPAYEKTGGLTTKSDVFSFGVVLFEVLFGRKAADFQGKDNRYFTRLARAHYEDRTLNDMIDHDLFKQMDLDSLNIFSETAYCCLKELRAQRPSTDQIVKTLERAFELQQRHDKIHEHSTSAMEATSYNRLKGKNLDHLKIQLSDIEFATNKFSAKHCIGSGGYGMVYKAKLDHFDGNNLSAVEEKNNSELTKRNSIVAIKRISSRVDGQGEQGFFAEIEMLSNCRHRNIVSLLGFCVEGPEMILVYEYVSNGSLDDYFGNHDKMTNLTWAERLQICLDIAHGLHYLHSSTKDKEMIVHRDIKSANILLDDNWVAKIGDFGLSKLHHANQQGSTLITSNIAGTEVYLDPEYMSTGKLKKESDIYSFGVVLFEIMCGRLAYDSIYNVNNEKGLPSIARRCFHEGTLEEIIDPKLREADENTFRLNGGLNQDSLDTFSNIAYQCLAETQAKRPTIEIILKELEKAFYFQKNSKDNLQVSLEDIMLSTQNFSATRCIEEGRYWKQYEGKLPNANGCTAIVAKRFDSKSDKGNHQFVVELKVLFEHTNENVVSLVGYCNEMGEKIILYEHASNGRLDEHLGNTNLTWMKRLKICVDIARGLESLHGGGLTKGTQMIHRDIKSSNIMLDGDWHAKISNLELCSKLWEREEIDHVNDNAYRSLCYVDPNYKKNGYLEEASDIYSLGVVLIEMLCGVLAWTEGGEGYESLGLLATKCYKENNLDEMVFEGIKKQIDSQSLSIFQEIAYRCLHYYHKTKVSEVAKRLQQALEFQEDCEIWEPKLPEDYKEITQMSKTPEIYFTWRKKDIYDVLTKGILLQEGKLWFLLRSDGERSEMISAKQFVYKNKRAHTWRSIPQSRFQKVAEMLIISNLNIKIKVRSQFLNPGVNYGVHLVFKICGPRKFSSKFMYVNLTYKMGSETFHAYFATWRDEEWMTIELYRFSNMKDIKFETLLESFSHYYCGSGSIYVEGLEFRVSHDVKHENFETTEGVQQSLKSNLNKDQVQQPPSNSDEMLNRAEDDGEAEKFLSLNKVNRKNHLMLSAKEVLYDSSNMKLFHLKASSDSRFQEVVELQPQQVFRIKCKIKTHMLSRDTNYCCYLLFKLSEKCNGLHCPVKVRNLLHRKNKEVKNVYFRFPSPWNLHDVDCVPKRREDGWMEVNLWNFSSMDELKNDCIPVNMKLICYEGTMSHLIVCGLEFRPM; from the exons ATGTCTTCGTCTTCCCAAAACATAGATTTTTCATCTTTAGTTGATTATGCTTGTAGCTTAGAATTCCCAATGGAAGAGATAGCATCAGCCACCGACAACTTTGCTGATGAAAATCTCATCTCACAAGATACTTATGCAAAGGCCTACAAAGGACAACTCTTGCATTTTGGAGAGCTGATCAATGTTGTAGTACAAGAATGCCTGCAAGTAAACGGTGCGATCAACGAGCTGCTAATGTCCAAAATACTAAAGCACAAAAATATCGTATCTATTTTTAAGGTTAATGACAGTCCAGATGAAGCATTTCACGTAACCATGTATGAGGCCAATGAAAGTCTAGACAAACATCTAAGTGGGTCAACCCTCACATGGATTCAAAGATTGAAGATATGTGTTGGCGTTGCACATGCGTTGCGTTACATTCATTACGATGCTGATGTCAATCATAGTGTCATACATGGTAATATCAAGAGCTCCAAAATACTTTTAGATCACAACTGGGAACCCAAGTTATGTGGTTTTGGATTCGCTATGAGAGCTAAAAGGCATCAACTTCATCTTACTAGTAAATATAATGGCACATTACATTACATGGACCCAGCATATGAAAAAACCGGAGGTCTGACCACTAAGTCAGATGTGTTCTCCTTTGGAGTTGTTTTATTTGAAGTCCTATTTGGAAGAAAAGCAGCTGATTTTCAAGGCAAAGATAACCGGTATTTTACTCGATTGGCCAGAGCACATTATGAAGACAGAACACTGAATGATATGATTGATCATGATCTATTTAAACAAATGGATTTGGATTCATTAAACATCTTCTCGGAAACAGCATATTGTTGCTTGAAGGAGTTACGAGCACAACGTCCAAGTACGGATCAGATTGTCAAAACACTTGAGAGAGCGTTTGAACTTCAACAAAGACATGATAAAATTCAT GAACATTCCACATCTGCAATGGAAGCTACATCCTACAACCGCTTGAAG GGGAAAAACTTGGATCATTTAAAAATACAGTTGAGTGATATAGAGTTTGCAACCAATAAGTTTTCTGCTAAACACTGCATTGGGTCAGGCGGATATGGTATGGTATACAAAGCAAAACTTGACCATTTTGATGGAAACAATTTATCGGCGGTTGAAGAAAAGAATAACAGTGAATTGACTAAGAGAAATAGCATTGTAGCTATTAAACGCATCTCTAGTAGAGTAGACGGGCAAGGAGAACAAGGGTTCTTTGCAGAAATTGAAATGCTTAGTAATTGTAGGCATCGGAATATTGTCTCTCTTCTTGGATTTTGCGTTGAGGGTCCTGAAATGATACTTGTATACGAGTATGTTTCTAATGGAAGCCTTGATGACTATTTTGGGAACCATGATAAGATGACTAATCTTACTTGGGCTGAACGTTTGCAAATATGCCTTGATATTGCGCATGGACTTCATTACCTCCACTCTAGTACAAAGGACAAGGAAATGATAGTACACCGTGATATTAAGAGCGCTAACATTCTATTGGACGATAACTGGGTGGCAAAGATTGGTGATTTTGGGCTCTCCAAGTTACACCATGCAAATCAACAAGGTAGCACCCTCATTACCTCTAATATTGCCGGTACAGAAGTGTATTTGGACCCGGAATATATGAGTACAGGTAAGCTGAAAAAGGAATCAGATATATACTCTTTTGGAGTAGTGTTATTTGAAATCATGTGTGGGAGGTTGGCATATGACAGTATTTACAACGTCAACAATGAGAAAGGGCTTCCATCAATAGCAAGAAGATGCTTCCATGAGGGAACATTAGAGGAAATTATAGATCCTAAATTGAGGGAAGCTGATGAGAACACCTTTAGGCTCAATGGAGGGCTCAATCAAGATTCTTTGGACACATTTTCGAACATTGCGTATCAATGTTTGGCGGAAACTCAAGCAAAGCGTCCAACAATTGAAATCATCCTCAAAGAACTAGAGAAAgctttttattttcaa AAAAATAGCAAGGACAACCTCCAAGTTTCACTTGAAGACATAATGTTATCGACACAAAACTTCAGTGCTACCAGGTGCATTGAAGAAGGAAGATATTGGAAGCAATATGAAGGGAAACTTCCAAATGCTAATGGATGTACCGCTATTGTTGCAAAGCGTTTTGATAGCAAGTCTGATAAAGGAAATCATCAATTTGTTGTAGAGCTCAAAGTTCTTTTTGAACATACTAACGAGAATGTTGTTAGTCTCGTAGGCTATTGTAATGAAATGGGTGAAAAAATCATTCTTTACGAGCATGCATCTAATGGAAGACTTGATGAGCATTTAGGCAATACTAATCTTACATGGATGAAACGCCTCAAGATATGCGTTGATATTGCAAGAGGATTGGAATCTCTTCATGGAGGTGGTTTAACAAAAGGGACTCAGATGATACATAGAGACATCAAAAGTTCTAACATTATGCTAGATGGCGATTGGCATGCTAAAATTTCTAATTTGGAGTTGTGTTCAAAATTGTGGGAGCGAGAGGAAATCGATCATGTCAATGATAATGCTTATAGATCATTGTGCTACGTTGAcccaaattacaaaaaaaatggttactTGGAAGAGGCGTCAGATATATATTCATTAGGGGTGGTTTTGATTGAGATGCTGTGTGGAGTTTTAGCTTGGACTGAGGGTGGTGAGGGTTATGAGTCTTTAGGCCTTTTGGCTACAAAGTGCTATAAAGAAAATAACCTCGATGAGATGGTGTTTGAGGGCATAAAGAAACAAATTGATAGTCAATCACTCTCTATATTCCAAGAAATTGCCTATAGATGCTTACACTACTATCACAAGACAAAAGTGAGTGAGGTGGCAAAACGACTACAGCAGGCACTTGAATTCCAA gaGGATTGTGAGATATGGGAGCCAAAATTGCCAGAAGACTACAAAGAAATAACCCAGATGTCAAAAACTCCAGAGATCTACTTTACTTGGAGGAAAAAGGATATCTACGACGTTCTCACCAAAGGAATCCTCCTTCAAGAAGGCAAACTG TGGTTTTTACTCAGGAGTGATGGAGAAAGAAGTGAAATGATATCTGCAAAGCAATTCGTTTACAAAAACAAACGGGCACATACATGGCGATCTATTCCGCAGTCAAG GTTTCAGAAAGTAGCAGAGATGTTGATTATTTCAAATTTGAATATCAAAATCAAGGTAAGGTCTCAGTTTCTAAATCCGGGTGTCAACTATGGAGTTCAtttagtcttcaaaatttgtGGTCCGAGGAAATTTTCGAGTAAATTTATGTATGTGAACCTCACATACAAAATGGGGAGTGAAACCTTCCATGCATATTTTGCAACATGGAGAGATGAAGAGTGGATGACAATTGAATTGTACCGATTTTCGAACATGAAAGATATCAAGTTTGAGACTCTTCTAGAGAGCTTTTCACATTACTATTGTGGAAGCGGTTCCATCTATGTTGAAGGCCTTGAGTTTCGAGTCAGCCACGAT GTGAaacatgaaaattttgaaacaaCAGAGGGTGTTCAACAATCCCTGAAATCAAACTTAAACAAGGATCAGGTACAACAACCTCCAAGCAACTCCGATGAGATGCTTAACAGAGCTGAAGATGATGGCGAGGCTGAAAAG TTTTTATCGCTTAACAAAGTGAACAGAAAGAACCATCTTATGCTTTCAGCAAAGGAAGTTTTATACGACTCTTCAAATATGAAGCTTTTTCATTTGAAAGCCTCATCCGACTCCAG ATTTCAAGAAGTGGTTGAGCTTCAACCGCAACAAGTATTCCGTATCAAATGCAAGATTAAAACTCATATGTTGTCACGAGATACAAACTATTGCTGTTACCTTTTGTTCAAGCTTTCGGAAAAATGTAACGGATTGCATTGTCCAGTGAAAGTAAGAAATCTACTCCACAGAAAAAACAAAGAGGTTAAGAATGTTTATTTTAGATTCCCAAGCCCATGGAATTTGCATGATGTCGATTGTGTTCCAAAGCGAAGGGAAGATGGATGGATGGAGGTTAACTTGTGGAACTTTAGCTCAATGGATGAACTTAAAAATGATTGTATTCCTGTtaatatgaaattgatatgttaTGAAGGAACTATGTCACATCTTATTGTATGTGGCCTTGAGTTTAGGCCAATGTAA